The DNA sequence ACTGAAACTTAAACCACCCTCTGGGCAAACTCCTGTTAAAAAAATAATCGTGCTGATTTGCATACTCAATAATTTGCTTAGTATAATAATAGTTTTTTTCCTTGTCAGGATAAACACTTTCGACGTAAATCTTTGCCTTATCTTTTGGGATAACCTCAAAAAGTTCGTTCTTAATCTCTCCAATTAATTGATAACACATATCAAAAATGGCAACTCTATTATCTGACAGCTGCTGTTGTCGTTCTTGTTCATTTTGTTCCCTTAGAGTGTCAATCTTTCCTGACAGAGCCTTTGCTGCGTCCAGTAAACTTGTAGTTGGCTTTGACTTGTAATTAAATACTCCCTCAATACTTTTCTTTTGTAGTTCACTGAAAAACTCTACTAACAACTTGGGATTACCATTATCGGCCGCTTCTAACGCATCTATATAGCGAGGTTTATCTTCTCTTTTTATCGTTAAAGGAAAAAGGCCGTGCTTAATAAGAATAACACTTGCAAGAAGCCGTGCAACTCTTCCATTTCCATCTTGGAAAGGATGTATTTGTGTAAAAGCATGATGCAACCAAGCAGAAATTATCACTGGATGAACCTCACTTTCGACTAATTCATTATAAATTTCAAGTAGTTTATCGATTTCCACATCAACTTGTACAGGAGGGCAATACTTAAAAACGGAACCATCATCCCTCTTGGGATTATTAGGAAATTCCTTAAACTTACCACTTATAAGTTTTACTTGGACATTATTTCCAAATTGATCAATTGCTTCAGTTGTTTCTTGGTTTTGAGTAAGCAACTGATGCAATTGCTTTATAAAGGATTTAGATAATGGTCTCTCGTTTTTTACAAGGTCAAAAATAAAGTCAATAGCCTCAAAATGATCCTTAAGGTAGGCAAATAGCTTTCGAGGAGAAATATTTGTGTCTCCATGTTGTAGGTAAGACTCGACAAAACCTTCCTTAATAAAAGTTTGAGTAATTCCTTCACTTAAATCATATAATTTTTCTACAACGCCAGTTTCAATCGCATGTTGCCGTTTGAGACGGCTTAAAAATTCTTCATAGTCGCTATTACCTTCTTGTAAAGTATTTCTCTTTCTATACCAAGTTGGTAAAATGTCATCTAATTTTGATGTATCTGCCTCTAACCAATTTTCACTAAAAGATATTGGCTTCCAAATTTCAATTTCCTTGCTATCAACTGAATCCATCTTTTCTTTCTTAGATTTTAAAATCTTTCTAGTTCTGTCCCTTTTAGACTTTCTACTTCGCAATTTACCATAAGATTTTCTAAATATTTTTCCTCGCTTTGTTTTTTTATCTCCTTTCCCCATTAAAATAGTTTATAAAGTTATCTTACTTGCTTGCAACTTACTTATATGCGATCACCCCCCCCCCAATTCTGACGTACTTTTACAAACCCATCAATTTCGGATACTAAGCCCCACCTACTTACCTTTACCCTAATCGCCACTGCTTATCCTCTTTTTAAAAACGCCATTTTGCCGTGTGGGCCTGGCGAGGCAGTAAGTCCAGTAGCAGGCAGAGACTGCTTGCAGTCTGGAAAAAGGTGCCGGTATTTTGAATGATAAGCAGTATTCAACTCCGGAAAACAGCAAAATAGTGGATTCAAATTTGGCTGAGCCAGCGCGTTGGTCAACCTTGGTGTACAAGTATAGCGTATTATGGTGAATAGGGCAAGTGAATGGTACACCTAAGAGCATGTTTGGAGCTTGCTTACACCGAAAACCAAGCATTTAGCAACCTGGCTAAATCATTGATTTTCAAAAGTAATCCGCTCCAAACATGCTCTAAACATTACCGCTTGTGTACCATTCGAAATCTAACCTAGCCCAATTGTACATTAAACAGATAGCCCACCAGGGCCGTCAGCCCCATCGCGATGGTTCCCCAAAAGGTAATTCTGATAATGGCTTTGCTGATGCTCGACCCTCCAGTTTTAGCCGCCAAGGCTCCTAAAACGATCAGGAAGAAGAGGGCGAATCCGTAGAGTGCATACTCCATGTTTTTCATCGGCAAAAAGAGGGTCACCAGGAATGGCAACAGTCCACCAGCAGTGAAGGCCGCTCCGGAGGCAAA is a window from the Lewinella sp. LCG006 genome containing:
- a CDS encoding 30S ribosomal protein THX — protein: MGKGDKKTKRGKIFRKSYGKLRSRKSKRDRTRKILKSKKEKMDSVDSKEIEIWKPISFSENWLEADTSKLDDILPTWYRKRNTLQEGNSDYEEFLSRLKRQHAIETGVVEKLYDLSEGITQTFIKEGFVESYLQHGDTNISPRKLFAYLKDHFEAIDFIFDLVKNERPLSKSFIKQLHQLLTQNQETTEAIDQFGNNVQVKLISGKFKEFPNNPKRDDGSVFKYCPPVQVDVEIDKLLEIYNELVESEVHPVIISAWLHHAFTQIHPFQDGNGRVARLLASVILIKHGLFPLTIKREDKPRYIDALEAADNGNPKLLVEFFSELQKKSIEGVFNYKSKPTTSLLDAAKALSGKIDTLREQNEQERQQQLSDNRVAIFDMCYQLIGEIKNELFEVIPKDKAKIYVESVYPDKEKNYYYTKQIIEYANQHDYFFNRSLPRGWFKFQFKLGEDVEYSLIITLHHYSYDDSILAIGGFLEHKKRVQGQSGYEDETYSLMPIPIEPYTISLDATPDNLRKNIDAYLRDLVTVGVSQVANEIA